A window of the Scophthalmus maximus strain ysfricsl-2021 chromosome 8, ASM2237912v1, whole genome shotgun sequence genome harbors these coding sequences:
- the c8h4orf33 gene encoding UPF0462 protein C4orf33 homolog isoform X1 — MGVSRALQCLTLIHVLLCPASLPLAQMEFAIQHTWDSNPVNHEPIRVVFSPGQGGLKMEVSGPFFNDPAAPAGPPGQAFPGLWDYEVVESFFLDSATENYLEVELCPHGQHLILLLSGVGQAFQQQLPMVFDATITGDRWMGEALLPWSYFPPNVNKMNSYAIHGSGEKRTYEALYPIPRAEIVEGQKPNFHRLEYFQNFRLQSIMGEGWIQPESDLWRGKP; from the exons ATGGGGGTATCTCGGGCACTACAGTGTCTGACACTTATCCACGTCCTGCTGTGCCCTGCATCTCT TCCTCTCGCACAGATGGAGTTTGCTATCCAGCACACCTGGGATAGCAATCCTGTGAATCATGAGCCAATCAGGGTCGTTTTCTCTCCTGGACAAGGAGGACTGAAGATGGAGGTGTCTGGTCCCTTCTTCAATGACCCGGCCGCCCCCGCAGGGCCCCCCGGTCAGGCCTTCCCTGGACTCTGGGACTATGAAG TTGTTGAGTCTTTCTTCCTTGACAGCGCTACTGAAAATTACCTGGAAGTGGAGCTTTGTCC ACATGGACAACACCTGATATTATTGCTGTCAGGAGTCGGACAAGCGTTCCAG CAACAACTGCCAATGGTGTTTGATGCCACAATCACAGGGGACCGGTGGATGGGCGAGGCTCTCCTCCCCTGGTCGTACTTCCCTCCCAATGTTAACAAGATGAACTCCTACGCCATCCATGGCTCAGGAGAGAAGCGCACATACGAGGCTCTCTACCCCATTCCCAGGGCAGAGATAGTGGAAGGCCAAAAACCAAACTT CCACCGCCTGGAGTATTTCCAAAATTTCCGCCTGCAAAGCATCATGGGAGAAGGCTGGATTCAGCCAGAGTCTGATCTGTGGAGAGGAAAACCCTGA
- the c8h4orf33 gene encoding UPF0462 protein C4orf33 homolog isoform X2, whose product MEFAIQHTWDSNPVNHEPIRVVFSPGQGGLKMEVSGPFFNDPAAPAGPPGQAFPGLWDYEVVESFFLDSATENYLEVELCPHGQHLILLLSGVGQAFQQQLPMVFDATITGDRWMGEALLPWSYFPPNVNKMNSYAIHGSGEKRTYEALYPIPRAEIVEGQKPNFHRLEYFQNFRLQSIMGEGWIQPESDLWRGKP is encoded by the exons ATGGAGTTTGCTATCCAGCACACCTGGGATAGCAATCCTGTGAATCATGAGCCAATCAGGGTCGTTTTCTCTCCTGGACAAGGAGGACTGAAGATGGAGGTGTCTGGTCCCTTCTTCAATGACCCGGCCGCCCCCGCAGGGCCCCCCGGTCAGGCCTTCCCTGGACTCTGGGACTATGAAG TTGTTGAGTCTTTCTTCCTTGACAGCGCTACTGAAAATTACCTGGAAGTGGAGCTTTGTCC ACATGGACAACACCTGATATTATTGCTGTCAGGAGTCGGACAAGCGTTCCAG CAACAACTGCCAATGGTGTTTGATGCCACAATCACAGGGGACCGGTGGATGGGCGAGGCTCTCCTCCCCTGGTCGTACTTCCCTCCCAATGTTAACAAGATGAACTCCTACGCCATCCATGGCTCAGGAGAGAAGCGCACATACGAGGCTCTCTACCCCATTCCCAGGGCAGAGATAGTGGAAGGCCAAAAACCAAACTT CCACCGCCTGGAGTATTTCCAAAATTTCCGCCTGCAAAGCATCATGGGAGAAGGCTGGATTCAGCCAGAGTCTGATCTGTGGAGAGGAAAACCCTGA